A single region of the Mycobacterium avium subsp. avium genome encodes:
- a CDS encoding (deoxy)nucleoside triphosphate pyrophosphohydrolase, producing the protein MPTQIVVAGALIRGSRLLVAQRARPPELAGRWELPGGKVAPGETERDALARELAEELGLRVGDIAVGDRLGGDIAVDGGMTLRAYRVRLLRGRPDARDHRALRWITAAQLHDLDWVPADRGWLGDLARVL; encoded by the coding sequence ATGCCGACCCAGATCGTGGTCGCCGGGGCCCTCATCCGCGGCTCGCGCCTGTTGGTGGCCCAGCGCGCCCGCCCGCCGGAGTTGGCCGGGCGCTGGGAACTCCCCGGCGGCAAGGTCGCGCCCGGGGAGACCGAGCGCGACGCGCTGGCCCGCGAGTTGGCCGAGGAGCTGGGTCTGCGGGTCGGCGACATCGCGGTGGGCGACCGGCTCGGCGGGGACATCGCGGTCGACGGTGGGATGACGCTGCGCGCCTACCGGGTGCGGTTGCTGCGCGGCCGACCGGACGCGCGCGACCATCGGGCCCTGCGCTGGATCACCGCGGCGCAGCTGCACGACCTCGACTGGGTGCCGGCCGATCGCGGCTGGCTGGGCGACCTGGCGCGGGTCCTTTAA